The Candidatus Sysuiplasma jiujiangense genome has a segment encoding these proteins:
- a CDS encoding DUF3311 domain-containing protein, producing MQNDTGKRAHRNAGKDVVAAILLLIPFVVYFDLPYFDVVQPTVAGVPFYYWFQTLWLAISAILFVIAAFIIDSNGKVN from the coding sequence ATGCAGAACGATACAGGTAAACGTGCCCATCGAAACGCGGGAAAGGATGTAGTTGCGGCCATACTGCTGCTTATACCGTTCGTAGTATACTTTGACCTGCCGTATTTTGACGTTGTTCAGCCGACTGTTGCAGGAGTCCCGTTCTATTACTGGTTCCAGACGCTATGGCTTGCGATTTCTGCAATTCTTTTCGTTATTGCTGCATTCATCATAGACAGCAACGGGAAGGTGAACTGA
- a CDS encoding glycosyltransferase → MSLLSMIWLIILSIFTVYSFISLGIVYILAINMDNIDRHVSAECFPPASAGGPKVSMIIPCRNEREDIGKCIESALAQSYRDKEIIVVDGNSEDGTWDAICKYAGRIKALRESERPKGWTGKNWGAYLGYRASDGEILLFVDGDMVLEPDMVTKCVCTMKQEKIDLLSLGPKMVMNGFWEKLMLPLFAQFIMLLYMPPLMNRDRGKWAMANGQFLMARREAYEKSGTHERIRGKIVEDVNLAKMFRASGFRVRFYWASQYLSTRMYRNFAELWEGIVRDIQGEVGRRFHLYLLNALYIVATFYLPVVLALYFAFAGEALLASISAISLIFIVLRMFVFQVGTGSPKWFSLLFPVSMGMYLAMVLAAFSKALRGADVVWKKRHYPITMEE, encoded by the coding sequence GTGTCACTGCTTTCCATGATATGGCTGATTATCCTCTCAATTTTCACTGTTTATTCATTCATTTCCCTGGGAATTGTGTACATCCTCGCGATCAATATGGACAACATTGACAGGCATGTTTCTGCAGAATGTTTTCCACCGGCTTCCGCCGGTGGTCCCAAGGTCAGCATGATAATACCGTGCAGAAACGAACGGGAGGATATAGGGAAATGCATCGAATCGGCTCTTGCTCAGAGCTACCGAGACAAAGAAATAATAGTCGTTGACGGTAACTCGGAGGATGGAACATGGGATGCAATATGCAAGTACGCAGGCAGGATCAAAGCGCTTAGGGAAAGCGAAAGGCCAAAAGGCTGGACCGGAAAAAATTGGGGTGCATATCTCGGATACAGGGCGTCAGATGGAGAAATACTGCTGTTTGTCGATGGCGACATGGTTCTTGAGCCTGATATGGTGACAAAATGTGTCTGTACAATGAAGCAGGAAAAGATAGATCTGCTGTCACTCGGACCAAAAATGGTAATGAACGGATTCTGGGAAAAGCTGATGCTGCCTCTTTTTGCGCAGTTCATCATGCTCCTGTACATGCCGCCGCTTATGAACCGTGACAGGGGAAAATGGGCGATGGCTAACGGACAATTCCTCATGGCCAGAAGAGAGGCATATGAAAAATCTGGCACGCACGAGCGAATTAGAGGAAAGATTGTTGAAGATGTCAATCTGGCAAAAATGTTCAGAGCGAGTGGCTTCCGGGTGCGTTTTTACTGGGCGAGCCAGTATCTCAGTACTAGAATGTACAGGAATTTTGCTGAACTGTGGGAAGGAATAGTCCGTGACATACAGGGTGAGGTCGGCCGCCGTTTCCACCTGTACCTCCTGAACGCGCTTTACATCGTGGCAACCTTTTATCTTCCGGTGGTCCTCGCCCTCTATTTTGCATTTGCCGGAGAAGCTCTTCTGGCATCAATATCAGCGATTTCACTGATTTTCATTGTCCTGAGAATGTTTGTTTTCCAGGTTGGCACAGGCAGCCCAAAATGGTTTTCGCTGCTCTTTCCGGTTTCAATGGGAATGTACCTCGCCATGGTGTTGGCTGCTTTTTCAAAGGCCCTGAGGGGTGCAGACGTGGTTTGGAAAAAGAGGCACTATCCAATCACAATGGAGGAGTAA
- a CDS encoding sodium:solute symporter, protein MLLGLPGIISFLVLFAIFVILGFSAGRWRKGDLGLIGEWALAGRRLGAYLTWFLIGADLYTAYTFVAVPSGVFAKGALFFFAVPYVATTFAIAMLTMPRLWAEAKKHGYVTSSDFVKDKFKSPTLAILLAITGIVAELPYIALQIVGMRAVLTVMLSGLADINTVIEISLVLSFIVLAVFTFATGLRGATLTAVFKDVLIFITVIVIIIVVPLSYGGFQHAFAVKKSFQSLPAVDGSAYWTLWLGSALALFLYPHAINGSLSSSDQKKLRRSTALLPIYGIGLALLALFGVLVYAVGPAMSYLDTISPASRGILVVPALIVYTMPSWFAGIALLGIFIGGLVPAAIMAIAQANLFVRNIVKEFWPKMPARTEASLAKWMSAVFKFIALGFVFIVPATYAIQLQLLGGVIILQILPAVFLALFIKRLNKHSLIAGWAVGMFVGIYLVEVANKFGPLATSFFKSSYGLLYIGLLSVTINVIISLAGSAIAGAAGVKTPAAAEEA, encoded by the coding sequence ATGCTTCTGGGATTGCCGGGAATAATCTCGTTTCTCGTTCTCTTTGCGATCTTTGTCATCCTGGGATTCTCAGCGGGCAGATGGAGAAAGGGGGATCTCGGTCTCATAGGCGAGTGGGCACTTGCGGGGAGAAGACTTGGGGCTTACCTTACGTGGTTTCTGATAGGTGCCGACCTCTATACGGCCTATACGTTCGTGGCTGTCCCATCCGGCGTGTTCGCAAAAGGTGCTCTTTTCTTCTTTGCAGTCCCCTACGTAGCCACGACATTTGCCATCGCCATGTTAACCATGCCGAGACTCTGGGCGGAGGCCAAAAAGCACGGGTATGTGACCTCCTCGGATTTTGTGAAAGATAAATTTAAAAGCCCCACCCTTGCAATACTGCTTGCCATAACGGGTATTGTTGCGGAACTTCCCTATATTGCCCTTCAGATTGTCGGAATGAGAGCGGTCCTCACTGTGATGCTGTCCGGACTGGCGGACATTAACACTGTCATCGAAATTTCGCTTGTCCTTTCGTTTATTGTTCTCGCAGTTTTCACATTCGCGACGGGGCTCAGGGGAGCAACACTTACCGCAGTCTTCAAGGATGTCCTTATTTTTATCACCGTAATTGTCATAATAATTGTTGTTCCTCTGAGTTACGGTGGATTTCAGCATGCGTTTGCAGTCAAGAAGTCGTTCCAGTCGCTTCCAGCTGTCGACGGTTCCGCATACTGGACGCTGTGGCTGGGCAGTGCGCTCGCGCTTTTCCTTTACCCTCATGCAATAAACGGGTCCCTAAGCTCTTCTGATCAGAAGAAGCTGAGGAGGAGCACTGCACTGCTTCCGATTTACGGAATCGGGCTGGCATTACTGGCGCTTTTCGGTGTGCTCGTATATGCCGTGGGCCCTGCAATGTCTTACCTGGACACTATCTCTCCTGCTTCCAGAGGTATACTCGTTGTCCCTGCGCTGATTGTATACACAATGCCGAGCTGGTTTGCAGGCATAGCGCTTCTGGGCATATTCATAGGCGGCCTTGTCCCTGCGGCAATAATGGCAATTGCACAGGCGAATCTCTTCGTCAGAAATATTGTCAAGGAATTCTGGCCAAAGATGCCCGCAAGAACTGAGGCATCACTCGCAAAATGGATGTCTGCCGTTTTCAAGTTTATCGCACTTGGATTTGTCTTCATTGTGCCGGCGACTTATGCTATCCAGCTGCAATTGCTCGGTGGCGTCATCATACTCCAGATCCTTCCGGCTGTTTTCCTGGCGCTGTTCATTAAGAGGCTGAACAAACATTCTCTTATCGCCGGCTGGGCGGTTGGAATGTTCGTCGGAATATATCTTGTCGAAGTGGCTAACAAATTCGGTCCTCTGGCCACGAGCTTCTTCAAATCGTCGTACGGACTGCTTTACATCGGACTCTTGTCTGTGACGATCAATGTAATCATATCGCTTGCCGGAAGCGCAATCGCCGGGGCAGCCGGCGTCAAAACGCCAGCGGCTGCCGAGGAAGCGTGA
- a CDS encoding amidohydrolase family protein, which translates to MNCIKASVFYDGTARSAKSNVFIAFEGDRLVSVGSEKPDCEVVAEGVVTPGFIDGHSHIGLARSGEPSNEEEGNEHMDSVLPLVNAIDSVYMDDSAFQESIEHGVLYSHIMPGSGNIIGGKTVLIRNFAKDIEDAFISQPGTKAALGYNPRSTTEWKGTRPTTRMGAISILKGELIKARKASNLLRRKKKSKDEIEPHVEALMDILDGRQTLMVHVHKEDDIVNLIGLVKEFGFSAVINHAGDVHSGELWTKVRKAKLNVIYGPVDAFSYKVELKHEKWQNVKYLTESGLKYCLMTDHPVVLQRNLFLQLRFFLRYGLSKEEAISLITGNAAEILKCPDIGTLKKGNKASMVIWNKDPFSLDSWPVMVIGEGKVLVE; encoded by the coding sequence ATGAACTGTATAAAAGCCTCGGTATTTTATGACGGGACAGCCAGGTCAGCCAAATCCAATGTTTTTATCGCGTTCGAAGGCGATAGGCTTGTTTCCGTCGGCAGCGAGAAACCGGACTGCGAAGTAGTTGCCGAGGGAGTCGTAACTCCTGGTTTCATTGATGGCCACAGCCACATAGGTCTTGCCAGAAGCGGTGAGCCCTCAAACGAGGAGGAGGGGAATGAGCACATGGATTCTGTACTACCGCTGGTCAATGCAATAGATTCAGTCTATATGGACGATTCTGCATTTCAGGAGAGTATTGAGCATGGGGTCCTTTATTCCCACATAATGCCGGGAAGCGGCAACATCATTGGTGGAAAGACAGTTCTGATTCGTAATTTTGCCAAAGACATAGAAGATGCATTCATTTCCCAGCCAGGAACAAAGGCAGCTCTGGGATATAATCCAAGATCGACTACAGAATGGAAAGGAACTCGTCCGACGACCAGGATGGGAGCGATTTCAATATTGAAAGGTGAGTTGATCAAGGCAAGGAAAGCCTCCAATCTACTCAGGAGGAAGAAGAAGTCGAAGGATGAAATTGAACCGCATGTCGAAGCACTGATGGACATACTCGACGGCAGGCAGACACTCATGGTGCACGTGCACAAAGAGGATGACATAGTCAATCTTATCGGTCTTGTGAAGGAATTTGGTTTCAGCGCCGTGATAAACCATGCGGGAGACGTGCATTCAGGTGAACTGTGGACCAAGGTAAGGAAGGCCAAACTGAATGTAATCTACGGTCCGGTGGATGCTTTTTCCTACAAGGTCGAACTGAAGCATGAAAAATGGCAGAACGTGAAATACCTGACGGAGTCGGGACTAAAATACTGTCTTATGACGGATCATCCGGTTGTTCTTCAGAGAAATCTTTTTCTTCAGCTGAGGTTTTTCCTCCGGTATGGTCTTTCAAAAGAGGAGGCCATTTCACTGATAACCGGAAATGCTGCCGAAATACTTAAATGCCCGGATATCGGCACCCTGAAGAAAGGCAACAAGGCTTCAATGGTTATATGGAACAAGGATCCTTTCTCACTGGATTCATGGCCTGTCATGGTCATTGGTGAGGGCAAAGTTCTGGTGGAATGA
- a CDS encoding VIT1/CCC1 family protein, which translates to MIEGSKSERMTSVSSKVVKKARWFYKGELKDAEVYSRLGNSERDREKGILLSKLGAMEKSHADFWNYFLRKHGESRADYRYPRYKSAFILVLRRLIGLPLVIRLFERGEESVIVEYTNFLNVESLDAEDREKLHSIITDEVLHEEYFASQLSGVSSRLESIRDVFYGMSDGLVEVLAAVAGLVPIVHTPILVAAGGLVVGISGTLSMAIGAYMSTKAHIEIGRRQADRVAREIEFVSHEEKVGRLKSMLDEMGLQGDYTEQAARSMAQNQDAATEFFVRNKLGRSRDTDENPRRAGLQTGLFYLIGSAFPILPFAFVGGITGLVLSVIAVAAAQTTAATIIALSSDTSVLKKVLETVGLTLGAASATYLLGSIMFALLHLPAVP; encoded by the coding sequence ATGATAGAAGGAAGCAAAAGTGAGCGAATGACTTCCGTCTCCAGTAAAGTGGTCAAAAAAGCCAGATGGTTCTACAAAGGGGAGTTGAAGGATGCGGAGGTCTATTCACGTCTTGGGAACAGTGAGAGGGACAGGGAGAAGGGAATACTTCTTTCCAAATTGGGCGCTATGGAAAAATCGCATGCCGATTTCTGGAATTATTTCCTTCGCAAGCACGGCGAGTCCCGTGCAGATTACCGTTATCCACGCTACAAGTCTGCCTTTATACTTGTACTGCGAAGGCTCATCGGACTCCCCCTCGTTATCAGGCTCTTCGAGAGAGGGGAAGAATCTGTAATCGTGGAATATACAAATTTCCTGAACGTGGAATCCCTGGATGCTGAAGACAGGGAGAAGCTCCATTCAATTATCACCGATGAAGTTCTGCATGAGGAATATTTCGCATCACAGCTCAGCGGCGTTTCGAGCCGCCTGGAGTCCATCAGGGATGTTTTCTACGGCATGAGCGACGGCCTGGTGGAGGTTCTGGCGGCTGTTGCAGGACTTGTGCCCATTGTGCACACGCCGATTCTAGTGGCCGCAGGTGGTCTGGTCGTGGGCATTTCCGGGACACTCTCGATGGCAATAGGCGCTTACATGTCCACAAAGGCGCACATTGAGATCGGCAGGAGGCAGGCTGACAGAGTCGCCAGGGAAATTGAGTTCGTCAGCCATGAAGAGAAGGTCGGGCGCCTCAAATCGATGCTCGATGAAATGGGACTGCAGGGGGATTATACCGAGCAGGCCGCACGCTCCATGGCCCAGAATCAGGACGCCGCCACCGAGTTTTTTGTAAGGAACAAGCTCGGGAGATCCCGTGATACAGACGAAAATCCGAGGAGGGCTGGACTCCAGACTGGCTTATTCTACCTGATAGGATCCGCGTTTCCGATATTGCCTTTTGCCTTCGTCGGCGGAATCACGGGCCTCGTACTCTCCGTTATTGCAGTCGCAGCTGCACAGACTACTGCCGCTACAATCATTGCGCTGTCTTCCGACACATCCGTACTGAAGAAGGTCCTGGAAACTGTGGGTCTGACGCTTGGCGCGGCATCAGCTACCTATTTGCTCGGAAGCATCATGTTTGCGCTGCTCCATCTTCCGGCAGTACCCTGA